The sequence below is a genomic window from Plasmodium cynomolgi strain B DNA, chromosome 4, whole genome shotgun sequence.
TATGCCCACCCTCCCCAAAACAAAGAACCAACGGCACAAGTACGTTTGCACCTCGGACAAAGCGCTTTTCGAATTGAGACTCAAAATGAACAGCTACATAAacaaacacaaaatggacctAACGAAACACAATCAGGGAAATATacaaacaaagaaaaaaattaaaaacaaccTAAAGGTATACGAAAGAGAACTAAAACATCAAATAGATTCCTTAAACTTCTATgttgacaaaaaagaaatgtacaaaatatgGGGAAATATTTATGACAAAAGGAGACATATTTACATAGACATGATAAAGACGTTGTGGGATAAATGCGTTCACTTAACAGAGAAGAAGCAAATtccaaaaaaagttttatttaaAGTTTGGTGGAAGGCTTACTCCGATTTCATGGTGGAGCTGCAAAATTGTGACTCCCAAAGTATGAGCAGTTTTTATGACCTATATTACAAAGACCGCTGCCCCAGATATAACTACATGGAATTCAtcatgcaaaataaaaaatcctGGAAGAAATTCACCACAAGGATGAAAAATAAGTGGACGAATGATTTGCTCGCAGAGTTAAGGGCCTACTCCAAGTAGTTCCCCAGAGGGGGGAGCCCATTTGACGCTGACCCAatgggggaaacaaaaaaaggcgccAAAAGGGCGCCAAAAAGGATAGAAAAAACCAAACCGTGTCCGCTTTATCTTGACGACAAAACCGCCCACAATAGTTGCACACCTGTGCAGGctgcacaaaatgaaatcCCATCGCATTGCAGAACAGGGAAGATGATGCCACCTACACGGGGCGTAAAAGACCCCATTTGTGCTCTACTGAGATGGAGACGTTCACTCTTCGGTAATGCGAGCAGTGCATGTGGGCGTAGCGAGGAGTAAAGAGCAGCGCACTGgggccaaaaaggaaaataatttttcttttcccaaaATGCAAAGCTGTaggaaaatgcaaatttattttatctcaCCCTTTCTCGATGCATCTCACcgtatctctttttttttgttgtttttaaaattgcaaTGCCTAGAATGTCACGATGTTTGATTAACCCCCCCCTTCGTCTGTGCCCTCCAAAGGTACATGCCTTATCAGTAGTAgacatgggaaaaaaaaaaaaaaaaacttccctgcataagtaaaaaaagataaatcgAAGTAAATCAATTAATCTtcctttatcattttttttttgccatcttttgtaaaaagggaaatactGACAAATCACTCCTCTTATATGTGAGCGCCTCAATCTGCTGCGTCAAAAACGCTGGATGAATTATCCACATACAGGGAAAAGCCTTcgatggaacaaaaaaagctctctcaattttttattttttttttaatgaacatATAAACAATCGCTAGGGTAGTATAATACCCCCCCTTCCCAATTTGTATTTCCTGCACAGCCGGGAAGCACCTTCCCCTCGTAAGTGGAGACACactctttttaaataatttgcaTTCACTGGAGAAAGCGACgcaacgagaaaaaaaaaaaaaggcagcacGTAAGCAAACAATCGCCAGGGAGACGAAACAATTTAGTTAGGAACCTCCCATATAGGGGCAGCATTTTTAAAGCGCCAAACTTTTGTGTAATCACCAAGGCCCTAAACGATAAGTTCCACTTTGatgtttggaaaaaatttccttcagCTAACTCGAATTGGTCACTTCAGCGTTGCTGCATTggatttacatttttcatttatatgtttattcattttattttttgagcCACAGCTGCAATCACGCCGAAGGCCCCCACCCCACGAGCTTAACACACAGGCGAGGGTTATAAACACGAGCATGTTAGCGTGCGATGAATATGCATAGCTTTGGCGAATGGGATGCACGATAAAGTGCACGCTGTCATGCTCGTATGCTCGCCTTCACTTTGAGACGTCAACCTGGGGtgaggaattttttctcgtttcCTTTGCCAGCGCTTCATTGGTGTGGTCCATGCTGTGTTCCCGCTTCGTGTGCTTCGTGCGCTTCGTGTGCTTCATGCGCTTCGTACGCTTccttttacttatttttcgTCCCATTTTGCGCCCCGCTTGGCTCACCCTCTCAACTTAACCACTCCGCTTTGCAATTTCGCCGCGCCACCTTGCGCTCTTTCCGAACGGAGGAGATTCACACTCGCAAATGCGAATGCGCCCCTTTTATTCTCCTACCCccttgaaaattttcatcacgATAAGGAGAAGCTCCTCTAAGagctcttttcttttttttttcccatttttgagtgaattttttttttcccaagttGCTCCTCCCTTAGAAGAGATACCTCTCCAGGCCACTCAACCACACACACGACGTATTCGCCTACTGCCCACACAACGGTACCCAAAATGAGCTTCAAAGGAAAGAAACTCTTTGATGATGATAGCAGCAGCGatgggggaaggaaaagaaagcgACTGAAAAAAGTATCAAGTAGTTTGTTTGATAGCGACGATGACGATAACGATAACGACAAAGATTTGTTTAGCAAAGGAGAAGAGACCAACACATCTCAATCCAAAAGTGTGGTCGAAATTAAGGACGATGACGATTCCGAGCAGCAGGATACCTACTACACCACAGGAACATCGTCCAACAAATCACTCCCCAAAAAGTCGTCAAGCAAACCCATGTACCATGACATAACGTCCTACTTCAAACCaagttccaaaaaaatggaggaccAAACTGTGGCAGACACAGTGGGAACTAAACACAATGTGAAGGGAAATGCACGAGAAAACACAAGTCTCTTCGATTtggagagtaaaaaatttaaaaaggaagctcCTCATACGAGCACCGGGCtgaagagggagagggaAGAAGACCTACACGACATGATAGACGAACacaagtataaaaaaaaacacacctCTCCAGGGAATGGAAAAACCAAAGAAGAATCAGACTTTAACAATAGCGGAGGGAGTAccacaaagaagaaaaaactcaCCTCCATGTCCACCATGGGTGGAAATAACAACAGGGACGATACAGCCAACAAGTTCGACTACCTCCCTTTTCATAACCTCAAATTTGTGTTAACAGgagtgtttaaaaatttctctCGAGATGAGTTACAATCCAAAATTAAAGAACATGGGGGAAGCGTTATGTCCGCTGTGTCGTCAAAAACGCATTATCTCATTCATGGAGAGTATTTGGAAGACGGCCGAATGTACAACGAGGGAAGGAAGTATCAGAAGGCGTTCGAGCTCCAGAAGATGAGCAAGtccattattaaaattttgaatgagGAGGAGCTGCTACAGATGCTACCGCAGGAGAAGGACCAAACTCCCAAGGGGGGAGACGCGGGTCACGGGAAGGATGATCACGacccatttgaaaaaagcCAGCAGAGCGACTTCACCAAGATTAGGAGCGAGAGTGGGAATAGCGGACGTGGGAACAGCGGAAGTGGGAGCTATAAAAGCGCAGTGCAGAGcgagaagaaaaacacaccCAACTCCGGTGCTCCTGCGGATCAAAGCAAAATCCTGAATCAACTCTGGGTGGAGAAGTACAGACCAAAAAATCTGAACGAACTTGTAGGGAACAACCAGAATGTGctcaagttaaaaaattggctagctAGCTGGGATGATGTATGCATAAAGGGGCTCAAAAAACAAGTAACGAAAACATTTAGAGGAGTAtacgaaaatgtgaatgcCAGGTGTGCCCTTTTGAGTGGCTCTGCAGGAATTGGAAAAACGACAACTGCAAAAATTGTGGCAGAGAGCTCCGGATATAACGTTATCGAATTTAATGCGTCTGATGAGAGAAACAAAGCAGCGGTAGAAAAAATCAGTGAAATGGCCACCGGGGGATACTCCATTGCTTCTAtcaaaagcaaaaaattgaccAAAACCTGCATAATTATGGACGAAGTGGATGGTATGTCTAGCGGAGACAAGGGAGGCAGTGCAGCCATCTTAAAGATGAtcgaaaaaacaaagtgcCCAATTATCTGCATATGTAATGATAGACAGAATAGCAAAATGAGAACACTAGCCAATAAATGCTAcgatttaaaatttacaactccaaataaaaatagcgTAGTGAAGAGGCTACTCGAAATATGTAAGCAAGAAGATATTATGATGGAGCCAAACGCATTGGAGCTTCTATGGGAAAGTACAAATGGAGACATGAGACAAATGCTGAACGCGTTGCAGTTACTCTCCAAGACGTACAAGCGAATCCAATTCTTGGatctaaaaaaggaattaaacaattcaaataaaaatatacaatccTTAGCTAACCCATTTGAAATAACACTCAAACTTTTAAACTTTAATGAAtcatcaaaattaaaaataagagaaatCATGGACCTCTTTTTTGTCGactattccattttttataagtgaAAATTACACCAATGTATTTAATGATAATGATAAATCTGCTAGCtcaataaataaatggaatgCCTATGCCCAAATATCACATGATTTAGCTCTAGCCGAAAGAATTAAATACAACATGAAAACGACAATggatttttctctccttcctcACTTCTCTATTCTCTCCTGTGTATGTCCTGTCATGAGAATAAAAATGCTAAAATCATTTATGTCTGGCCGAATTAATTTCCCTTCCGCTTTTGGAAAAATCTCCACCttcaacaaaaataaaaggctACTAAATGAAGTATGCTTTAACATGTCCTATAAACTCAATGTCTGTCCAAAACACATGGTTACTTCTggatttttaaattatatatatgctcagATTATTTCTCCACTCCTAAGTAATAATATCCCCAAAGCGATCCAACTTATGGAAGAATATAATGTAACTAAGGAAATGATAACAGAGAATATCCCTTGTTTGAGATTACCTACACAGGAAAATTTGTATGATAAATTGGATTCCAAAGTTAAGGCATCCTTCACTCGG
It includes:
- a CDS encoding hypothetical protein (putative); the protein is MGNTRRKFFANGLATPLKVSIHALLFILLLNTAEILDPHPNENSYMGLSCSNGGRSLANAIPPLLGEVAREMTNLTPPKNMGIPISTSTNSHMPTLPKTKNQRHKYVCTSDKALFELRLKMNSYINKHKMDLTKHNQGNIQTKKKIKNNLKVYERELKHQIDSLNFYVDKKEMYKIWGNIYDKRRHIYIDMIKTLWDKCVHLTEKKQIPKKVLFKVWWKAYSDFMVELQNCDSQSMSSFYDLYYKDRCPRYNYMEFIMQNKKSWKKFTTRMKNKWTNDLLAELRAYSK
- a CDS encoding replication factor C subunit 1 (putative) — translated: MSFKGKKLFDDDSSSDGGRKRKRLKKVSSSLFDSDDDDNDNDKDLFSKGEETNTSQSKSVVEIKDDDDSEQQDTYYTTGTSSNKSLPKKSSSKPMYHDITSYFKPSSKKMEDQTVADTVGTKHNVKGNARENTSLFDLESKKFKKEAPHTSTGLKREREEDLHDMIDEHKYKKKHTSPGNGKTKEESDFNNSGGSTTKKKKLTSMSTMGGNNNRDDTANKFDYLPFHNLKFVLTGVFKNFSRDELQSKIKEHGGSVMSAVSSKTHYLIHGEYLEDGRMYNEGRKYQKAFELQKMSKSIIKILNEEELLQMLPQEKDQTPKGGDAGHGKDDHDPFEKSQQSDFTKIRSESGNSGRGNSGSGSYKSAVQSEKKNTPNSGAPADQSKILNQLWVEKYRPKNLNELVGNNQNVLKLKNWLASWDDVCIKGLKKQVTKTFRGVYENVNARCALLSGSAGIGKTTTAKIVAESSGYNVIEFNASDERNKAAVEKISEMATGGYSIASIKSKKLTKTCIIMDEVDGMSSGDKGGSAAILKMIEKTKCPIICICNDRQNSKMRTLANKCYDLKFTTPNKNSVVKRLLEICKQEDIMMEPNALELLWESTNGDMRQMLNALQLLSKTENYTNVFNDNDKSASSINKWNAYAQISHDLALAERIKYNMKTTMDFSLLPHFSILSCVCPVMRIKMLKSFMSGRINFPSAFGKISTFNKNKRLLNEVCFNMSYKLNVCPKHMVTSGFLNYIYAQIISPLLSNNIPKAIQLMEEYNVTKEMITENIPCLRLPTQENLYDKLDSKVKASFTRLYNASHVIKNDPNSMRKGLKSTEKKSSFKLNEYESDEDIDELSESKEDKDDDVLVKSKVDKKPAAKGKATPRSKTKKR